The Candidatus Methylacidiphilales bacterium genome contains the following window.
CGCCAAAAAATCGGCAAAGACTACAGCGACATCCTCGCCCTCATCCACACGCACAAGCTCGACATCCATTCCCAAGAGCTCCAGACTATCCTTAAAAAATATGCACCCCCCATCATCCACCAACGCCTCCTCCGCGACACCTCTAGCGACAAATCCGATTGAGTCACTAGACCTCGACCTGCCCGAAATTCCGCCCGATCAATCCCCACCCCTCTACCACTCATACTCATACCAAGCTAGAGTAGCCCACGCGCGGCTCCTCCTGGCAGACAAGACCGAAGCCTACTACAGTCAGCGCATAGCCATCACACACCCAGAACCCTTCCACCTGGATTAAAACACACCCTCATCACCCCTCCACTTCCTCGACTCCCCACTACCACCGCCCCTTCCATGCCGACGCAAATCTGCACAAAAAAACAACCTCCCACTCCACACCCACCACTTCCCCTGCACCCTCCCAGAGCCAGCCAGCTCATCCCCTAATGCCGCGAAACAAATCCAGGATCCCCACAACCAAGTTTTCATCAGCACCACTACCGCCTAAGAAATCCAAATCAAAAAATCATTAGGCAAACTCCAAACACCCTCCCCTCTACTCCACACCCCACCAAAGCCCATGCCCGAAATCATCCAAAACGTCCTCTACCTCACCACCCCCGGCCTCTACATCCAGCGCGACCACCTCACCTTCCTCATCGAGCGCGACGGCACCCGCCTCCTCTCCCTCCCCGCACACCACATCGAAAGCATCTGCATCATGGAAAACGAAATCACCCTCACCCACGGCGCCATGCAACTCGCCCTCGAACACGCCATCCCCATCCACTACCTCGATGAACACGGCCGCCTCCGCGCCCGCGTCACAGCTATCCCCGACACCTCCGTCACCCTACGCCGCGACCACTACCGTGCCGCCGACGACCCCACCCGCTGCCTCCACATCGCCCAAGCCATCATCGCCGGAAAACTCCACAACTGCCGCAACTCCCTCCTCCGCGGAGCCAGAGAAACCTCAGACCCCACAGCTAAAGACGCCCTACAATCCACCATCGACGCACTCGCCCGCCTCATCCAAAACATCCCCGATACCCCCGACCTCGACTCCCTCCGAGGCCTCGAAGGCGCCGCCGCCCAAGCCTACTTCTCCGCCTTCAACCACCTCCTCAAACAACAACAAGACCCTTTCACCTTCCGCACCCGCTCTCGCTATCCCCCACTC
Protein-coding sequences here:
- the cas1c gene encoding type I-C CRISPR-associated endonuclease Cas1c, with translation MPEIIQNVLYLTTPGLYIQRDHLTFLIERDGTRLLSLPAHHIESICIMENEITLTHGAMQLALEHAIPIHYLDEHGRLRARVTAIPDTSVTLRRDHYRAADDPTRCLHIAQAIIAGKLHNCRNSLLRGARETSDPTAKDALQSTIDALARLIQNIPDTPDLDSLRGLEGAAAQAYFSAFNHLLKQQQDPFTFRTRSRYPPLDRINCLLSFLYALVRHDCISALTVAGLDPFVGFLHAERPNRPALALDLMEEFRPWLADRLAITLINRQQIQPHDFILHPGGAVELTPDARKTILKAYQERKRENLHHPVLDQQITIGRHFFVQARILARVLRGDLPQYLPHIPK